The window ccgaagtaagagtgatttcaggtgtgccgcaggggagtgtcgtaggaccattgctattcacaatatacataaatgaccttgtggatgacatcggaagttcactgagactttttgcggatgatgctgtggtatatcgagaggtatctcaatgtagacaagtgtaatgtgctgccaaccatagaaagaaagatcccttatcatttagctacaatatagcaggtcagcaactggaagcagttaattccataaattatctgggatatgcattaggagtgatttaaaatggaatgatcatataaagttgatcgtcggtaaaacagatgccggactgagattcgttggaagagtcctaaggaaatgcaatccgaaaacaaaggaagtaggttacagtacgcttgttcgcccactgctcgaatactgctcagcagtgtgggatccgtaccagatagggttgatagaagaggcagagaagatccaacggtgagcagcgcacttcgttacaggatcatttagtaatcgcgaaagcgttacggaggtgatacataaactccagtggaagactctgcaggagagacgctcagtagctcggtacgggcttttgttgaagtttcgagaacataccttcaccgaggagtgaagcagtatattgctccctcctaatctcgcgaagagaccgtgaggataaaatcagagagatcccgacaatccttctttccacgaacaatacgagactggaatagaagggagaaccgatagaggtactcaaggtaccctccgccacacaccatcaggtggcttgcggagtatggatgtagatgtagatgtagatttcgtaATGGGTGACAATAAATCACGTTCTACTCCAGACTGACATCTGTGACATACTATTGAATTACGTCTGTCTTTATTGCAGTACTCTTTGAAAATTGAAATTAGCAGCACTTCTGTCCAGATGTTTTTCTCTGTTGCTGTCACCGGTCATTAATCCGAAGACTATTTTGATGCAGCTGTCTGAGttaatctattctgtgcaagttcCTTCGTTTTGGCACGACCACTGCAACTTTAATTTCTGTAATGTTCTCGTGGCAAGCCTCTCACTAAATACACTGCTCTTTctcggatcttctctgtctctcccGTTAATCCGACTCGATCAGGGATGCTGCATTCGTCCCGTGGACTCCTCTACGATGCTCCCTCTgttgccaaactgacaattccgTAGATGCCTCGCGATGGTCCTGTCAAAAAGTAATAGTTTTTGTAACCGCGCCAAATCATTTTTAGATGACAGCTTCTAGCATATCCTGCTTCATCAGAAAATCACCAAAAATTGATTCTTTCATGAAAAATTAATTCGGAGGGCAATTTACCTGGCCAGATGACACAAAACACATCGCCACCTGCCGGCAGTGAAGTGGACGATGTCAGATCAATCGTGAAAGACTTCTTGTAACTGTATTGTATACTTACTTAATGCTGGCTCGACAGGCCTCGGGTACTTAATTTGTTTCATCCGGAcgctacttttattttattttttggagacagaaaacaaagttgtaaatatCAGCCACGCTGTAGATACATTGCCCACTAGTATACAAAGTCCGACTCGTGTATTAACTGCAACACTCACTTCCTGGTAGTCTCGCCCACCTACCTGTTTATAAAAATCTAACTATCAGCTTATTATGGTGTATTGTTGTTTAGATTGTGTGCCATTGCTTCTGTAATTTTACATCAGTTTTGTATTATTTGCTATATGGTAAAAtactcagtttttttcattttttcttaagAGTCAGTTACTTGTGACACAATAGTATTGCTTATAATGAATTTTAAATTTGTTGCGTCACTTAACATTTTCTGGAATATTACAActttaccgagcaaggtggcgcagtggttggcacactggactcgcattcgggaggacgacagttcaatcctgcatccggccatcccgatttaggttatccgtgatttccctaaatcgctccaggcaaatgcccggatggttcctttgaaagggcacggccgacttcgttcccatccttccctaaccccgagagaccgacgacctcgcagtttggtctcttcccccaaacaaccgaacccaaCCCATTATAACTTATTTCATTACTGTCCGGCTTCTACAGTTACTCACATGATTTTGGCTATTTAACGTTGATTGGAACGTGAAAGTAACTTTGTATTTAATACTAGAGCTAGAGTTTATGCTACATTTGAAATTTAGTTAAAGTAAGCAATGGACTGCCCCACGCATCCGTATTTTTACCAGACGTTATTATTTTAGTCGATTATTGCATTCGAGAGTAAAATGACAAAAAACTTTTATGAAGAATAATCAGAAgtgataactgttgttgttgtcgtcttcagtcctgagactggtttgatgcagctctccatgctactctatcctgtgcaagcttcttcatctcccagtacctactgcaacctacgtccttctgaatatgtttagtgtattcatctcttggtctccctctacgatttttaccctccacgctgccctccagtactaaattggtgatcccttgatgtctcagaacatgtcctaccaaacgatcccttctttttgtcaagttgtgccacaaactcctcttctcccgtattcaatacctcctcattagttatgtgatctacccatctaattttcagcattcttctgtagcttctattctcttcttgtccaaactatttatcgtccacgtttcacttccatacatggctacactaggtacaaatactttcagaaatgacttcctgacacttaaatctatactcgatgttaacaaatttttcttcttcagaaacgctttccttgccattgccagtctacattttatatcctctctactttgaccatcatcagttattttgctccccaaatagcaaaactcctttactattttaagcatctcatttcttaatctaattccctcagcatcacccgacttaattcgtctacattccattatcatggttttgcttttgttgatgttcatcttatatcatcctttcaagacactatctattctgttcaactgctcttccaagtcctttgctgtctctgatagaattacaatgtcagcagcaaacctcacagtttttattacttctccatggattttaatacctactccaaatttttcttttctttcccttactgcttgatcaatatgcaggttgaataacttcggggataggatacaaccctgtctcacccccttcccaacctctgcttccctttcatgtccctcgactcttataactgccatctggtttctgtacaaattgtaaatagcctttcgctccctgtattttacccctgccaccttcagaatttgaaagagagtattccagtcaacattgtcaaacgctttctctaagtctacaaactgtCTATGTAAAATTGAAAGACAATGCAAACGATGAGGAATTAAATTATGAATATGAAATACTGTATATGTATCAGATTGTATATTAGCTTTGCATATCCTGTtccattattactactactactactactactactactactacaacttcaCATTGCAATTACGTTACAAGCAGAAATATGAAACATGCACCTGTTACCAGATTTTCTAATGGACTTTCTCCGTAATTTTGCAGGTTTATTGTGCAAGGCCAGGATAGGCCTCCTCCTATCGACAAATGTACCTCGGTACGCACCAGAATTGACGGGACTGCAGGCACACGAGGGATCGGTGGCGGCCAGCAGGGACGCGAGTGGAACAAAAGGAACACGCGCGTACTGTCGGTAAAGGTAGTGTTCGCACAGAGGCGAGGTCGAGTCGATACCCCCGAGGAGACCCGTCCCGCACCGAGCGCCGCGGTAAGTGACGGGAGGCGCGGGGAGGAGTCCGACAGCGGTGGCGGCTGCGACCCGGTCGACGGCGGTCGCGAGGTACCGTCCCGGTCGGAGGGCGACGCGGTTCCGCCTGCCGGACGCGAGACGTACACGTGCGACGACGGGGAGCCCCCGAGTACGCCCGCACGGCAGCACCGGTGGACCTGCGAGACGTGCCACGCGCCCTGCCGCAGCTACCACGAAGTCAGGGTGCACTGCTGGAAACACGAGGGGAAGCAGGTCTACGGCTGCGACCACTGCACCAGGAAGTTCGCCCGCCGCAACACCCTGAAGCGCCACGCGCTCCAGCACATGCTGCTGTGGCCCTACGAGTGCGGCGTGTGCTACAAGCGGTTCGTCAACAACACCCACCTGGCGCACCACTCGCTCGTGCACGAGGGCAGCCGCCCCTACCAGTGCGACTCCTGCGGCAGGACGTTCTCGCGGAGCAGAGACTGCAAAATGCACTACCGCGCGTGTGTCGGCGAGCGGATCTACTGCTGCGACGTCTGCGGCAAGAAGTTTGCCAGCGAGAGCGGCCTCCGGCTCCACGGGCGCCTCCACTCGCTACGGCAGTATTGAGACCTTCTCTCTGCACCGTCGGGAAGGCGACTGGGGGGGATTCTGCCGACGGTGCGAAAATGCGCCCTCGTAAACCTGCCGTGCGTGTTCGCACTGTAACGTTCCCTTTCGTATAATCACTGTTGTAACGATAAGTCTGTAGTAAAGTCAAATTGTACCGAACTGATGAACTACTTCGACAGAAATAATCGATTTTTGAAAATACGATGCCATCGGTTATATAAAATAATCTTGCCGAGTGGCAGTGGCAGCGTATAAAAAGTATTACAGTTTGCGAGCTTTaagagccagtgactccttctgcAGCAGCGTTGAAGGGGAAGcgagaggggtgaaggaaagggaCCTGTGAGGTTTCGGAAAAGGGGCAGTGTTTGGAAAAGTTGCCCGGACCGGCGGATTCTTAACAGgtgggatgagaagggaagactcaTTTTTGGGGACTGCCAGCACTAAAAAAGATGTAGGAGCAAGCTGTCAGTTAATATAGgtggtacagacaaataaatgagtgGAGTAGCTCATAATGTAGAAAACAGACAGCAAAGACAGACAAGAGGGTTACATGATGGAGGAACGGTGGCCACACGGGCTAATATGTATCGAcgtaaataatcaatttttgaaaatacagtgtAATTGGATAGATGAAATACTCATAGAGCAGTGGCGAGGAACTAAAATTAAATTGAGGTCCGCCCGAACGGGCCACAAAggcaccgaccggccaccgtgtcgtcCTCGGCCCGCAGGTGTATTCgtatgcagatacggaggggcacgtggtcagcacacgacTCTCCcctggccgtgtgtcagtttacgagaccggagccgctatttctcagtcgagtagctccacaGTTTGTCTCACGAGTgccgagtgcactccgcttgccgacAGCCCTCTGCAGACCGGACGGTCCCCCGTCCGAATGCTATTCCGGCCCGCCGATCTGTCTGGAAGCGGTATTACTATTGCAGCGAGGCCGTCGGCTGTGGCAGGGAACACACGTATAAAAActattacagtttgcaagcttttggagccactggctccttcttctggcagaagggtttaaGGTGAAGAAagagcctttccttctcatcctgtttgCCAAGTCTCCCCTGACACGGGGTTCTGGCCAACTCTTCTGAATtctgccccttttcctaaaccctcaccagtccttttcctcgaCTCCTCTTGCCCCTCGACCAGaacaaggagccactggctctgaaagctcgcAAACTGAAATGCCTTTTAAATGCGTGTTCTCCTGTTGCgacttggcgagtagattttttatctatccaattacaagtTAATGAATCATAATTCGTGTGAAATACAAAGCTTATTTGcaagtttaaatttttttagtaCTAGAGATGTCACACTGTGATCAAAACCACTTTGCTTTGTATGTTCAGGTGTGTAATAATGTTGATGATCTCATCTGCTCGTTGTTAAAAAGTAAAGTCCTAAGTTCTTTCTGTTTGGAGCATCTAAGTTTGCACCCGCAAGACTCGAACAGCACTTAAATATTCACTTCTACACAGACTGACTGATATACTGCGTCTGTCCTGTAATGACACGAACTGAACTGCCGGTCTGCAGTGTACTTTATTGGCCGTCAGTCTGCAGCTCGTGCTGTAGCGGTAGTGGTGCCACCTCTAAACcgtggggtccagggttcgattccctgccgggtcagagattttctttgcgCAGAGACTGGGTGTATCTGACGTCTTAATCGTTTCCTCTCGCATTCCTCACACAGATGCACAATTTGCCGTCATGGCGTAAAATGGAACAACTCGCACCGGGCAGTCGAACGACCCCAGACGAGATCTCGAGGCTGGCAGTGTTGTGCTGTCATTTTATTTCAGTTCATCTGGTCGGTGGACACAGCGTACCGGTTCGACAGGCAGATGTGCattattacagggtgtatacgccccAGGACAACCGGtaaatctgggaaaaacccagtGATTTTGTCATCCAGGAAAtacctgggaatttttcattgttttagttcccAGTCAAATTTTTGTAATGTTGACTGGTAGGTAATGttacataaatgagagaataacaccaaaggaaaacttcaaatgcaaagaaaatgcgccattcACAACAGCAAAACACAGTGCGTACACAAGTgtctgccgacagcaaaatgtgtcaaaggctgtgCAGTACTTCGTAACAACAGACTGCTTaggatgagcgtgacgtcacgacTGCTTACATTTTGAACAGGTCACTTTTAAGATGTTGCAAATCGTTTTTTGAGGAGTGTTCCTTTGAAAGTAAATTTCCGTTTATACAAGATGAATTACGTTACATGTGTGAATGTgggattaatttcttaaatcacggagTGTTCGATTCTCATTCAAAacgtaacactttgaggaccagccacttagaaatttcgagcccagaagaccagctATTTATGCCGGTATTTAAAagattactggcacatttgtgtttgatatatcttaaaggttGCTGCGTGCTAAGAAAGACCGAGTTTCGAGAttagttttccatttttattttagttcttccataggttacaaattatgcaataatgatAGCAAAAAGTGTAATTATCCTACAAAAAAACAGCACAAAGTGACTTCTCGAGGAGTTTCACCTGTAATTGGCTTTTCTGTGGAAAACTTATATTTGGCCAGGTAACACACACAATTTTTGGTGCACAGTAGTGAAATTTATAATTCTGCTTGTTGGAAAGATTCAGCTGCTGCAGTTCAAGCTGTGCTCCAAGGATCCTGCCTAACTACACTCTCGGAGAAATACAGCAAAAAATTAAGTGTTGCCGCACATTAAAGATTTATCCAAAACGGGATATTTTTGCTGCTTTTCATTTCTCAAAGTGTGTaaaaccttcaccattcaaaggattgacaagttttacagttccaatggAAAGTACATTCTCACTTACTTCGGAAAAAAGTACTTTCACCAGGGGTATAGTGTACTTTCGACCAGGAAAAAGTATCTATATCTGGGATATGCGGGAAAAATCCGTGATTTTTTTTCctgtccgtgtatacaccctgtattaacaATAACATTTTAATGATTTACAGTTACAAGTCGTAGTTCTAATGTCATATAAATGCTGCATGACAAAATGTAATTGCAATTTATGTACTAGAGTTTAATAAATTTGCATGCCTTCAAATCATAAGTGttaacaattaattttacaaaagTTATAATTTCACTTCTCTCCAAATATAATGATTTCTTATGATGCTTCACATTATTTTATATAAATTACTTTGTTTCACTTTGTACTGAACATAATGTGATAGCTGTTTACATTACATGCAATTATACATGTCCTTTTACAAAATTTGGTTGGTTATAGATTCAATTAAAGAATTTCTATGTGGAGCTataaatatcaataataataataataataataataataattagtgaaAAATTGAAAATGTAGAAATACAACTATTGTGTACTGGAAGTGAATGAGATCGTGATGCGTACTCAACTGATGTATCGTATACTACAATACCTGTCTCAATCTGTTACGTTGCAATACGAGTGAGCACTCGGACGGAGCTCACGTTATTGAGTGCAGTGTTACAGAATAATCAGCGATTGGTTTGTTCCCATATTAGGATTCATTTGAATGTACAGGTTTTTTCTAGAAGTTTCGAGAATAAAGTTTTCCAGTGAACCAGAATGGTTAAAGTGACGTTTCCAGAGCGAACTGTGAAGAGTGGTCTCGGATAACACAAAACGAGACGGTTGCCATCTGTGCGGGTGACACCACCACCGTAGGGCGCAATCGGAAGCCGTCTAACGCGAACTCACGACTACAGGTAGAATTCGGAACTGCCGAGCCTCGGTCGGAACGGTGGTGTATTGAGGGAAAAGTCAAGAATTGTGAAGTAGTTCTCTTAACCTGTAGACTGAAGCAACTACAGAAACACCGCCACTGCAGACATATGACATTACACACATACCAAATACATTTCTGTGAGAAAGTCAGTTACATAGGCGTCCGGCTGCACCAGAAATATATTGCCGACAGAGCACGTGCGATGCTCCGACAACTATACCTGATACTTAAGAGGCAAAGCACACCGAATAAGAGGGTGTCGGAGTCCGTGTACGTTACACTAATTAGACCGCTGATGACGTGTGCAGCTCCAGTCTGGAAAGACATGGCTCCAACACGCCTGCAGTTCGTACAGAACGAAGTGCCAGGTATCGTAAGCCACGCTCCACGATACGAGCACACCGTGGACCTCCACGACGAATACCACCTCGAGACTCTCACCGAGGTATTCGAGAAACACGCCACGTGACTGTATTGGAACTTAGAGACACTCGAACGACGCAT of the Schistocerca nitens isolate TAMUIC-IGC-003100 unplaced genomic scaffold, iqSchNite1.1 HiC_scaffold_465, whole genome shotgun sequence genome contains:
- the LOC126232158 gene encoding zinc finger protein 418-like gives rise to the protein MSRKAFVVDPVCIKIEPEHDQCAATLPVPEATKIKVFHLEGLKREWIEDNVKKCGWDGAQVCEKTAAETDGVKLHVFEKAAAEKDVVHAKRGPCKLCVSEDPVCIKIEPEHYQCAATLPVPEATKIKPFDLEALKQEWSEDDVEEDFWDVAQVPEKAAVERDGVMLKVCEKAAVEKDRVRAETPKAAQSSEQCVQEGLESANTAVDTVRFIVQGQDRPPPIDKCTSVRTRIDGTAGTRGIGGGQQGREWNKRNTRVLSVKVVFAQRRGRVDTPEETRPAPSAAVSDGRRGEESDSGGGCDPVDGGREVPSRSEGDAVPPAGRETYTCDDGEPPSTPARQHRWTCETCHAPCRSYHEVRVHCWKHEGKQVYGCDHCTRKFARRNTLKRHALQHMLLWPYECGVCYKRFVNNTHLAHHSLVHEGSRPYQCDSCGRTFSRSRDCKMHYRACVGERIYCCDVCGKKFASESGLRLHGRLHSLRQY